TGGAAAGACGAAATCGCGTCGGCCTTGATGTAACGATCGTAAACTCCGGAAAAATCGAAGCTGGCGACAGGCATGGAGGGCGATCCCCCCGCGTATTTGGCGATTTCCGCCCTCGTGTTGTCGCTGTTCTCAGCCACGTCGGCAAAAGTCATGTTGAAGGCCGTCACCGTCGCTCCCGTGGTGCTCTTCGTCCCCTGTCGCAGCATCCCCCCCACCTTGCGGAAGGTGAGGCGCAGGTCGCTGGGCGCGGCGGCCCCCTGGTAGGGATAGAGTCTCAGGGATTCGCTGGAGCCGTAGGTCATATCCATCGAACTGTTGTAGGTGGTGATGAGGCCAGGCGCGATCTGGCTCTGAGGGTCCAGCTCGAAGGAAGCCGGCAGCGTCGCGTAAAGATCCGGAGTCAGGTCGTACATCCAGTACTGGGGCCAGATTTCTTCGTATCCTCCGCTGCCGATGTTATCATAGCGCTGGACACGGTAACGAACCCCCGTTCTGTTGGTGACCCGCGTCCTCAGAGCGTATCGGGGGGCCGCGTCGCTGGACGCGAGGATCATGAAAAAAGTGCCCATGTCGCGGGTCATGTTCTGAGCCGCGCCCCAGCGGAATTTCTGGCGGGTGACGGGCTCGGTTCCATTCAGCACCGTCATGTCGAAATACAGCTCGTTTCCCGCCTCGGAAGCCGGACCGTCAAAAACGTTCGCCACCACCAGCGGAATTTTTATCGACTCGCGATACCCCGTGAAGGCCGTGTCGAAGCTGGCCGACTGACGAAAGGTCAGATACCCGAGAGAACTGCCGTAGGTCTGGGGGGATTCGGACTGCAGCCTCATGTTCGTCTCCAGCCAGCTTCCGCCCGGAACCAGCGTCGGGGTATCCGGAGTCACCCGCGTGACGTAGTCGGGAACCGACAGCAGAACGTCCTCCATCGCGGGCTCACTTGTGCCGTAGGGCATATGATGCGCGTAATTGTTGCCGAAGTTGACGTTCAGCTCACCCCGTCCCTCCGTGATGACGAGACAGACCGACTCGATGGGGTCGAAGCTGACGTCGTCCCCCCAGGCCAGTTCATCCTGAGGGTCTTTGAGGTAAACGCCGTTGAAGTCCGACACCAGGTCCGCTGAAGTGACCATGGGGGCCTCCGGCGCCTCGCCTCCGTCGGTATCTCTGTAGGCGACCCAGGCGCTGTCAACCCAGTGCCAGTCCGTAACCGTGGCAAACCACTGGGACCCGGCGACGGTATGCCCGTCCTTTTCGCCGCTGACGTCTCTCAGCTGGTACCAGGAGAAATGATAGGGATTGGTGGACGCCGCCGAGGCCGCGCCGGAGGTCCACAGCACCAGCGCCAAAACGAACGCGAAGGCTGAAAAACGCGAATTTCGTTTCACGTTTACCGATACCTCCTTCTGAGGGCGAAAAGAACCGCCGGCAGCAGCAATACCGCGCCCCATCCGGCGCTGCAGCCGCCGCCCGAAGAGCCGCCGCCGCCATTGACGGAGCTTCCGGTTCGCTTCAGAAGCCACATGGATCCGCTGATCGTCCCATCCATCACGCCATCCGCCACAACCAGCGTGTTGTCGATCAGGGCGGCTTTACCGTTACCTGCCACATCACCCGGCAGAACCTTCAGCTTCAGGGTCAGGCCGTTGTTGCCGTTGGTCATCGTCAGAGCTCCGCTGGAAACGGCCTTCGACGCGGCAATACCATACTCTCCGTCCGCGTCCACCACAGGGGTCGTCGCTCCGTTCACGCTCTCGAAAACCAGTTTCAGCCTCTGGAAAAGCTCCGTCGCGTTGTCGACCGTGGTCACCGTTTTGCCAAGGATGCCGCTGACCTCGTCCCAGTCCAGGTTCCACGTATACTCCAGCGGCAGAACAGACCCGCCGGAAGAGGACAGAGCGGCCAGAGAAACGCCGATGGAGGGCTTCGTGGAAACCCAGTTGCTTCCCGTGTAGGTGGACTTCGAGTCGAAGGTGATCACGCTCACGTTCTGGAGCTCCGTGACCTGCGTCGATTCCACGCCGTAAGCGGCTTTAAAAGTGGTCTGGAACGAGGCTGCGTTCACGGTCGCCGGATTGGCGTCCACGAAGTAAACCTGTTCGTTGTACGGCTGGAGACTGTTGTTGAAAGTTCCCAGCCGGATCCAGACATCAGGGTGAACGTTGGTGTAGGACATTTCGTCCGTCACCACCAGAACGACGGAATCCGTGGCCAATTTGCCGTCCGCCATGATGCCCACCGAGGTGACGGCAATCGTCGTCGTCCCCCGTCTCAGGGAAACGAGGTTGCCAAACTGGTCAATGCGGGCCACGGTCGGGTCGCTGCTGGACCAGGTGACTCCCTGTGTGGCCCGGGTGGGGTAGACCGTCGCGGTCAGGCTGCAGGTCTGGCCGATTTTCACCATCGTGTTGGGGATGCCGCTCATTTTGACATACTCGACATAATACTGGTCGGGATCGGGGGTGGGCCCGCCTCCGCCGGCCTGCTCCGCCTCATAGGCTCCCACGTCGAAAAGGCCGTTGGGGTTGGGCTGAGGACGATCCAGGTTGCGCTGGTCCACCCGGGAGCTGAAAAGGTTTCCCTCCCGATTGGGAATCTGGTCCTGCGCGGGGTTGTCCGCCGTTCCCGTCACCAGCGCGACGGTCAGCAGATCGTGAGTGGCTCCCGCGGCTCCAATGATGATGTCGTTGGGGTTCGATGTTGGGGGGTTGGCCGCAAGAGCGCCGTTGCCGAACATGGAGCTCTGCGACACGCCCGTCTGGTCCTGCGTCTTATTGTTCCCCCGAACGTTGCTGTCGGATGCCCAGGGATAATTGGTGGGCTGGGATTGAGAGATAATACCGTACTCTCCCAGGCGGTTGTATCCGCCGGTGTTGATGGTGACGCCGCCCACCCGGAAGATGTCAGCTCCGAAACTGGCCGCGTTGCCCGCCACGGCGCTGGCGGTAATGGAAAATGTCCCCCCCGCGATGTAGATGCCGCCGCCCAGGCCGTTGCTGTTGGCGCCGCTGAAGGTGGCGGAGTTCTGATTGGTCACGGTACAGTACAGCATACTGGTCTCGCCTGAAACGTAAATCGCGCCGCCCAGGCTGTTTCTCTGGGAGCTTCGGGCCTCGTTCCGGGTGAAGGTGCAGTTGGTGAAGGCGAAGGTCACATTGCCCACCGCGTAAACCGCGCCGCCCTTGATGTCAACGGTGGAGTTCGCGGCAGCCGTGGCGGTATTCAGAGTGAAGGTGCAACTGTCGAAGGTGGCTGGGCCGAGGACGAAAACAGCGCCGCCTCCGCCGCCGCTCGAAGTGCCGTCAAGGGATGAATTTCCGGTAAACAGGGATCGCCTGAAGGCCACGGAAGTATTGTTCGCGCCCATATGAACGGCGCCTCCGTCCTTACCGGCCTGGTTCTTTTCGAAATAGGATTTGTCAAAACGATTGTTCGTGCCGGACTGGAAATAAACGGCTCCGCCGAACTCTTTTGCCGTGTTGCCGATGAAATTGCAGTTATCCGCGATGACGCCTCCATCGCTGGCCACCGCCCCTCCGGACAGTTCCGCGGTGTTTATATCCGTCGGGGCGGTTCCGCCGAAAATACAATCGACAAACGTACTGTCCTCACCGCTCTTGGTCGCGCCTCCACTGCCGGCAAGGGCGCGATTGTTTTTGAACACCGCTCCATAAAATCGAATCTTCTTCCCGGAATAAACAGCGCCGCCGTCGCCGCCCGCCGCAGTTGTTCCATCGGCGCTGTTGCCCGTGAAGGTCACTCCGGCGCCCTGGGGCAGTTCGATGCCGGCTCCGGTCCAGATCCCGCCTCCGTCTCCCAGTTGCGCTTTGTTGTCCACAAAACTCGCGCCGTTGGCAAGGGTTACGGTTCCCGCGACATACACCGCGCCGCCGTTTTGCCCCGCCGTATTCGACGAGAAGGCGCTGCCGGACAGGGAGGCGCTGTCATTGGCCGTAATCGCTCCGCCGTTCTGTCCGGCGGTATTTTGACTGAATGTTCCGGCGGCCGTCAGGTTGACAATCTTGCCGTTGATGGCTCCGCCGTCGCTCGCCGCGCCCGTCGCCCTATTCGTGGTAAAAGTTCCTCCCGCAAGAGTCACCGTCGCTGAAGGCGCGTTGATGGCCCCGCCCGAACCGGCTCCCGCCAGGTTGCTTACGAAGGAGGCGGCTCCCGTGATGGTGACGGTACTTCCCGCGTTGATGGCCCCGCCAGCTCCCCCGCTCGCTTTGTTGTCCTGAAAACTTCCCGCGGCAAGAGAAACGGGCCCGGTCGAATTAATCGCTCCGCCCGCGCCCGATGTTGTCCCCGCCTCATTTCCAGTGAAAGTCACAGAGCCCGTGGCGGTGACGGAAGACGCGTCGATAGCTCCGCCGTTGCCTCCCGTCGCCTTGTTCGTGGTGAACGTCCCTGTCGAAAGAGTGACAGAACCCGCTTTAATCGCTCCGCCATTGACAGAAGCCGTGTTATCCGCAAAGGTGACGCCGCTCGACGCGGTGACAGAACTGGCGTTGATGGCTCCGCCGCTGCCGTTGCTGACGCTGTTCGTGTTGAACGAACCTCCGGCCAGGGTCAGCGTCCCCGTGGCGCTGACGGCCCCTCCCGAAGTCCCGGCACTGTTGTCCGTAAACGTGGGGGTTCCCGTAACGGTGAGATTCCCGACGACGTTGACCGCCCCTCCTGAACCTGAAGCGCCGGCAGTGTTGTCTCTGAAGGTTCCCCCTGGAAGAGTAATATCCGCCGCGGAATTGATCGCGCCTCCCGATGCGCCCGCACTGTTGTTCGTGGCGCTCAGTGTTCCGGTAAAGGTCGCCTTTGCGCCGGCCGCCACATGGACAGCGCCGCCGTTGCCTGCCGTGGCGGAGTTGTTGGTCAGAGTGACGTTGTTGAAAGTGGCCTCCCCTCCGTTGACGTTGACGGCCCCTCCATCGCCTGTCGCCAGCGTGTTATTGGTGAAAGAGGTTCCGGTGAAGGTTACTTTTCCGCCGTCAATCCTTACAGCTCCTGCTGCTCCGGAGGCGCCCGTGTTATTTTGAAAGCTCGTGCCGGTTCCAAAAGTGACCGTCCCCGCACTGCTCCCGACAGTCACGATTGTCGCGCCCGTGCTGCCATGAAAGGGAACTCCATTGAACGCCACGGTTCCGGAGCCCGTAATGTTGAGCCCACCTCCGCTCGTCGCATTCAGAGATCCCGTTCCGCTGACGGTAAAAACAATCGGGTCGGCAACAGTCAAGGGAGCCGTAAGCGTAATGGGTGCGGTAATTTCAATGGCCGGCTGAGGCGTAAGCCAGGTGGGACCGCTTCCCGTAACGGCTTCAATAAGATCCGCCGCAGTTCCAACCGCCGTCGCCGCGTGAGCACTGTCACTAAGCGCCGCGACCAGCAGGCACGCCAAAAGAAATTTTTTCATTTTTTACCCCTCCGTTTCACAATCACGGGGATGCAGACCGGCAGCATCAGTAGAACAAACCCCGCCGACCCGGTGTTGCAGCCGCCGCCGCTGCTGCTTTTCGACTGAGGACGGTCCGTCGACACGTATCCGTTGGAGGCGACGAAGAACGTCATCTCCCATTTGTTGTCGCCGCTGCCGTCCATCGCTACAATAAAGCTGTTGCTGGTGGCCGTCGTCGTGTCGTTCACGAGGCGCACCACCGATCTCGGCCCATCCGCAAGCAAAACGATAAAACTGACCGTCAGGACGCTCCGCTGTTCGTCGAGGAAGACCTTCACCGTTTTGGTGTAGGCTCCCTGATTTCTCAGCCAGTCCGTCAGGTCCAGGTTGTTTCCGAAGGCGTCCTGCATATAGAGGCCGAAGGAGGAAATGAAGGTATTTCGAATCTCGCCCGTCTCGCGCCACTCTTTGAGCAGTTCATCCCATTTCGGGTACACGAGCTGGTTCGAGCGAGGCAGATTGAACGTGACGTGGAGCGGCAGAATTCCCGCCCGACTCGCGCCGCTCAGGCGTCCCGGCACGGGCGCGCTCACGGAGAAGGACCCAATGGCGTCCCCTCCCACCCAGGCGTAACTCACGGCGCCCCCCATGACGCCGTCGGTCCCCTCGGGCATCTGCGCTTCTGAGACGCCCAGCGCACTGGCCACATTGGACAGAAAATTCGTTCCGGCGGAGAGCAGGCTGAATCCCGTCACGCTGTACCCGTGGGGCGACGCGGAGTCTCTGCCCGTCCCCAGGTCCAATCCGAAGATGGAGCGGTGGGAAATGGTGAGGTTGCGGAATCCGGAGGCGGGGTCCACGGGATACATGTGCATGGTCTCACGAACGCCGCTGACGACGTTAAAGCTCTGGTTGTAGGTTGTGACCAGTCCAGGCGGGATATGGCTGAGTTCGTCCAGATAAAGAGTCGAGGGGACGTCGGTCTGGGCGGGAACGTCGAAAGCCCACCGGCTCGGGTACATGGGGTTCCAGACGTAGCCATCGTACCGCTGCATGGCGTAGCGGATGCCCGTGTAGTTGACGACCTCCGTGCTCATGCGATAGTTGACGGCATTGCTGTCCACGGGCAGCTTCGAGATCGGAACGAAGACCCAGTCCGTGTCCGTCCCGACAGTCAGGTCATCCACAACCTTCCAGGTGAAGCGATCATGGGCGACGATGTCTCCATTTCCGGTTCCCGTGGCCGTTTCCCGAATGGTGGACCGGAAGAGCAGGGGGTTTCCCTCCGCCGTGCCATCGTAGACGTTGGCGACGATGAAGGGGACCTGGAGGGTCTGAGAGGGCAGGTCGTTGGGGTTCTGGTGAAAGATGAAATTCCCCCGAACGCTGCCGTACTTCCCCGCGTCGACGGTTTTGAGGAAGGAGAGGTCGAAGAGTTTGTCCGGCGCGCTGGACTGGGTCAGAGGGGTCTTCACCACCTGATAGGAGGCGTTGTCCACCAGAACATCCTGAGTGAAGGACTCCCCTGGTGAAGGAACCCGCGGAAGCCAGTCGAAACTCACCCGCATACTGCCATTGTTGCCGGGCATCACCAGAAACAGCGTATGAATCCCCCATCCGTCGCCATTGGGAGAGCTCGCCAGGCCCCTGCCGTTGGTGAGGTACACGGACGCGCGCGAGAGCGCGAGATTCCCCTCAGTGTCCAGAGGCGCGCGAAACGTCGCGTTGCCCCCCGTTGTCATGCTGGTGGTGACGGCCATCCACTGAGCGCCCACTCCGCTGGGTCCGTACAGATCGTCGAACTGATAATCCGCCCGGCACTCCGCCGCGAACAAAATCATCAGAAGAACAGACGCCCATACCGTTATTCGAGCCTTTTTACAGGTCTTTCGCATCCCGGTCTTTTTCACATCAAAAAACCTCCCGTCGCAACTCGTCATTTTCTTTTACTTTTCGGCTGTCGCGTCGTTTTATTTTACGCGCTCACGCCGTCCTGCGTTTCACTGCTCCCGGTGTATGACCCGGCGGGAGCCTCCCGCTCCGTCTCTGGGGCTTCTGCGTTCCCGGCGATAGCGGGATTCTCTGAGGTTTGCCGGCTCTTCTCGATCTTTGGGGTTCTTCGGTTCCAACCCGTCGAGTTCGTGTTTGTCCTGAGTTTTTTCCTGATCCGGATCCTCATGAGCGGCATCTTTGGGAGCTTTTACGTATTTCAGATCCCGCAGCAGCATCGAGGCCGTGACGACGGAAACGTGTTCGATGGGCTGAAGAACCGCCATGCGAGCGAAGCAGGACTCGATTTCACCTGCCGCATGGGCGTATTTTTTGTCGTCGAAAACCCGGGCCATGGCCACGTACGCCATCATGGCCATGCCGTTGGCCGAGGGAAAACTGTCGTCCACGGCGGTTTTTCGCCTGAAAAAAATGCAGGATTCGTCCTCTCCGGAGAGGAAAAATCCGCCCTTTTCCCCGTCCCGGTAATGGATCTCCAGCCCCGTGGCAAGGTCAAGGACGTATTTCGTCCAGTCTTTTTTCTGCCGATCCGTTTCCGCGGCCTCGCAGAGCTCCATGACGCCCCACATCAGCGCGGCGTAGTCGCCGGGAAGAGCGGGAACGGCGGCCTCCTTGCGGCGGTAACGACGACGCCACTGGCCCTTGGGGTCCACGAGAACCTTCTGCAGGAAAAGCGCCGCCCGTTCCGCGGCAAGGATCCATTCCTTCCTCTCGAACACCCGTCCGGCCCGGGCGAGAGCTCCGATCATGAGCCCATTGTCCTCCATCAGAACCCGGGAGTCCACCTCGGGAGCGGGTCGGCGGCTTCGAACTTCGAGAAGCGCCCGTCGATCGTTTTCCAGACGTTTGGCCACTTCGGGGGCGCGAATGCCATAACGCCGCGCCAGATCGCTGACGGAGAGGGCCTCGTAAATCACGTTGCGCCCCATCTGAACGCCGGAAACCTCGTTGCAGAAATTTCCTCCGGGCAGGATGCCGCCGGCCGCACAGAACAGACCTGCGTCTCCCGAAGGCAGCGCGGAGCGGATTTCCTCGTCCGTCCAGAGATAGAAGCGCCCTTCCTCCCCCTCGCTGTCGGCGGCGATGGAGGTCAGGAAACAGGACTCCGGAGAGGTGAAATCCCGGGTGACGCAGGTGACGATATCCTCGGCAAAACTTCGGTAGAACTCGTCAGGATGAACCTCCTGAGCGACAGCCGCCACTCGCAGCAGCATGGCCTGGTCCCGAAGCAGTTTTTCGAAATGGGGGGCCATCCACCGCTCGTCGGCGGCGCTGTGGGCAAACCCTCCGCCCAGGTGATCGTGAATGCCGCCCTTCCACATTTTGCGCAGCGTGGTGTCCACCATGGCTAAAGCCTCGTCCCGGTCGAGGTTCGACTCTTTTCTGGCGTACTCCAGAAGAAAGAGCAGGGCGGGAGCGCAATGCCGTTTCGGAGGCGGTCCAAACCCCCCCCAAATCGCGTCGCTGGTTCGTTTAAGCTCCTTCATGACGTTGCGAACGTGAACCGTCCCGATACGCCCTCCCGAAGCAAAGGTGAACTTCGCCGAAATCGTATCCACAAGGCTCTTCGCGCCGCGAACGACGTCTTCCCGCTGCATCAGCCAGAGCCATTTCACCCGGGGGACGATGTCCGCCAGCCCCGGAACCTGTCCTGTGGTCCGCTTGGGCAGAAAGGTGGCGGCAAAAAAAGGCTCCCCCTTCGAGGTCAGGAAGAGGC
Above is a window of Synergistaceae bacterium DNA encoding:
- a CDS encoding Ig-like domain-containing protein produces the protein MKKFLLACLLVAALSDSAHAATAVGTAADLIEAVTGSGPTWLTPQPAIEITAPITLTAPLTVADPIVFTVSGTGSLNATSGGGLNITGSGTVAFNGVPFHGSTGATIVTVGSSAGTVTFGTGTSFQNNTGASGAAGAVRIDGGKVTFTGTSFTNNTLATGDGGAVNVNGGEATFNNVTLTNNSATAGNGGAVHVAAGAKATFTGTLSATNNSAGASGGAINSAADITLPGGTFRDNTAGASGSGGAVNVVGNLTVTGTPTFTDNSAGTSGGAVSATGTLTLAGGSFNTNSVSNGSGGAINASSVTASSGVTFADNTASVNGGAIKAGSVTLSTGTFTTNKATGGNGGAIDASSVTATGSVTFTGNEAGTTSGAGGAINSTGPVSLAAGSFQDNKASGGAGGAINAGSTVTITGAASFVSNLAGAGSGGAINAPSATVTLAGGTFTTNRATGAASDGGAINGKIVNLTAAGTFSQNTAGQNGGAITANDSASLSGSAFSSNTAGQNGGAVYVAGTVTLANGASFVDNKAQLGDGGGIWTGAGIELPQGAGVTFTGNSADGTTAAGGDGGAVYSGKKIRFYGAVFKNNRALAGSGGATKSGEDSTFVDCIFGGTAPTDINTAELSGGAVASDGGVIADNCNFIGNTAKEFGGAVYFQSGTNNRFDKSYFEKNQAGKDGGAVHMGANNTSVAFRRSLFTGNSSLDGTSSGGGGGAVFVLGPATFDSCTFTLNTATAAANSTVDIKGGAVYAVGNVTFAFTNCTFTRNEARSSQRNSLGGAIYVSGETSMLYCTVTNQNSATFSGANSNGLGGGIYIAGGTFSITASAVAGNAASFGADIFRVGGVTINTGGYNRLGEYGIISQSQPTNYPWASDSNVRGNNKTQDQTGVSQSSMFGNGALAANPPTSNPNDIIIGAAGATHDLLTVALVTGTADNPAQDQIPNREGNLFSSRVDQRNLDRPQPNPNGLFDVGAYEAEQAGGGGPTPDPDQYYVEYVKMSGIPNTMVKIGQTCSLTATVYPTRATQGVTWSSSDPTVARIDQFGNLVSLRRGTTTIAVTSVGIMADGKLATDSVVLVVTDEMSYTNVHPDVWIRLGTFNNSLQPYNEQVYFVDANPATVNAASFQTTFKAAYGVESTQVTELQNVSVITFDSKSTYTGSNWVSTKPSIGVSLAALSSSGGSVLPLEYTWNLDWDEVSGILGKTVTTVDNATELFQRLKLVFESVNGATTPVVDADGEYGIAASKAVSSGALTMTNGNNGLTLKLKVLPGDVAGNGKAALIDNTLVVADGVMDGTISGSMWLLKRTGSSVNGGGGSSGGGCSAGWGAVLLLPAVLFALRRRYR
- a CDS encoding DUF255 domain-containing protein, with translation MKMTEDEGDGTRKVGLGSDVREERSRRSVKWHPWGKEAFDAAAEEDRPVFLSIGSPSDHWGRVMERDCFNDPEVADLLNDTCVSVRVDREERPDLADLFTEICRIQNGSAGWPLSLFLTSKGEPFFAATFLPKRTTGQVPGLADIVPRVKWLWLMQREDVVRGAKSLVDTISAKFTFASGGRIGTVHVRNVMKELKRTSDAIWGGFGPPPKRHCAPALLFLLEYARKESNLDRDEALAMVDTTLRKMWKGGIHDHLGGGFAHSAADERWMAPHFEKLLRDQAMLLRVAAVAQEVHPDEFYRSFAEDIVTCVTRDFTSPESCFLTSIAADSEGEEGRFYLWTDEEIRSALPSGDAGLFCAAGGILPGGNFCNEVSGVQMGRNVIYEALSVSDLARRYGIRAPEVAKRLENDRRALLEVRSRRPAPEVDSRVLMEDNGLMIGALARAGRVFERKEWILAAERAALFLQKVLVDPKGQWRRRYRRKEAAVPALPGDYAALMWGVMELCEAAETDRQKKDWTKYVLDLATGLEIHYRDGEKGGFFLSGEDESCIFFRRKTAVDDSFPSANGMAMMAYVAMARVFDDKKYAHAAGEIESCFARMAVLQPIEHVSVVTASMLLRDLKYVKAPKDAAHEDPDQEKTQDKHELDGLEPKNPKDREEPANLRESRYRRERRSPRDGAGGSRRVIHREQ